A genome region from Gymnogyps californianus isolate 813 chromosome 4, ASM1813914v2, whole genome shotgun sequence includes the following:
- the LOC127015650 gene encoding spondin-2-like isoform X1 → MLFANLESLKITIIVGPKGPSSGINSKTPTVFSCRPTQLPAKAGALPLPVLQRKYLGMENLMFVYRSCKVIWTLLVTILGYASSLPVGDDSICTAEELAKYSIIFTGKWSQTAFPKQYPLYRPPAQWSSMLGVTHSSDYSMWKKNEYASNGVRDFAEKGEAWVLMKEIEEAGEKIQSVHGIFSAPAISSGTGQTSTELEAHSRHPLVSFVVRIVPSPDWFVGIDSLNLCEGDRWMEEISVDLFPYDAGTDSGFTFSSPNFATIPQDTVTEITCSSPSHPANSFYYPKLKILPPIAQVTMVKLKKNQLGLLVPYLNLPAKSNEIIDSVSETPLDCEVSQWSSWGLCRGLCRKTGTKIRTRFVVLQPANNGMPCPNLDEETACEPENCV, encoded by the exons ATGCTTTTTGCAAACCTGGAAAGTCTAAAGATTACAATAATTGTTGGACCAAAGGGACCCTCTTCAGGCATAAATAGCAAGACTCCTACTGTCTTCTCTTGCAGACCAACTCAGCTGCCAGCAAAAGCAGGTGCTCTCCCCCTACCAGTGCTCCAGAGGAAATATTTA GGAATGGAAAACCTGATGTTTGTCTACCGCTCCTGTAAAGTTATCTGGACATTACTTGTAACAATACTAGGTTATGCCAGCAGCTTGCCTGTGGGTGATGATTCTATTTGCACAGCAGAGGAACTTGCTAAGTACAGCATAATCTTCACAGGGAAATGGAGTCAGACTGCTTTCCCTAAGCAGTATCCACTTTATAGGCCCCCAGCACAGTGGTCATCAATGCTAG GTGTTACTCATAGTTCTGACTacagcatgtggaaaaaaaatgaatatgcCAGCAATGGTGTACGTGATTTTGCTGAAAAGGGTGAAGCATGGGtattaatgaaagaaatagaagaagCTGGAGAGAAAATTCAGAGTGTACATGGAAtcttctctgctcctgccatTTCCAGTGGTACAGGACAAACCTCCACTGAATTAGAAGCACATTCAAGACATCCCTTA GTTTCATTTGTTGTACGAATTGTTCCAAGCCCTGACTGGTTTGTGGGTATTGACAGCCTAAATCTGTGTGAAGGAGACCGCTGGATGGAAGAAATATCAGTAGATCTATTTCCATATGATGCTGGAACTGACAGTGGTTTCACATTTTCCTCCCCAAACTTTGCCACTATTCCACAGGACACAGTTACAGAG atcACTTGTTCCTCTCCAAGTCACCCAGCAAACTCATTTTATTATCCCAAACTCAAAATTTTGCCACCTATTGCTCAAGTAACAATggtgaaattaaagaaaaaccaGCTAGGTCTTCTTGTACCTTACCTTAATCTTCCAGCTAAAAGCAACGAAATAATAGACTCTGTCTCAG AAACACCACTGGACTGTGAGGTTTCACAATGGTCTTCCTGGGGTCTCTGTAGAGgtctttgcagaaaaacaggGACCAAGATCAGAACTCGTTTTGTAGTTCTTCAGCCTGCCAATAATGGAATGCCTTGTCCAAATCTGGATgaagaaacagcatgtgaaCCAGAGAATTGTGTCTGA
- the LOC127015650 gene encoding spondin-2-like isoform X2, producing MENLMFVYRSCKVIWTLLVTILGYASSLPVGDDSICTAEELAKYSIIFTGKWSQTAFPKQYPLYRPPAQWSSMLGVTHSSDYSMWKKNEYASNGVRDFAEKGEAWVLMKEIEEAGEKIQSVHGIFSAPAISSGTGQTSTELEAHSRHPLVSFVVRIVPSPDWFVGIDSLNLCEGDRWMEEISVDLFPYDAGTDSGFTFSSPNFATIPQDTVTEITCSSPSHPANSFYYPKLKILPPIAQVTMVKLKKNQLGLLVPYLNLPAKSNEIIDSVSETPLDCEVSQWSSWGLCRGLCRKTGTKIRTRFVVLQPANNGMPCPNLDEETACEPENCV from the exons ATGGAAAACCTGATGTTTGTCTACCGCTCCTGTAAAGTTATCTGGACATTACTTGTAACAATACTAGGTTATGCCAGCAGCTTGCCTGTGGGTGATGATTCTATTTGCACAGCAGAGGAACTTGCTAAGTACAGCATAATCTTCACAGGGAAATGGAGTCAGACTGCTTTCCCTAAGCAGTATCCACTTTATAGGCCCCCAGCACAGTGGTCATCAATGCTAG GTGTTACTCATAGTTCTGACTacagcatgtggaaaaaaaatgaatatgcCAGCAATGGTGTACGTGATTTTGCTGAAAAGGGTGAAGCATGGGtattaatgaaagaaatagaagaagCTGGAGAGAAAATTCAGAGTGTACATGGAAtcttctctgctcctgccatTTCCAGTGGTACAGGACAAACCTCCACTGAATTAGAAGCACATTCAAGACATCCCTTA GTTTCATTTGTTGTACGAATTGTTCCAAGCCCTGACTGGTTTGTGGGTATTGACAGCCTAAATCTGTGTGAAGGAGACCGCTGGATGGAAGAAATATCAGTAGATCTATTTCCATATGATGCTGGAACTGACAGTGGTTTCACATTTTCCTCCCCAAACTTTGCCACTATTCCACAGGACACAGTTACAGAG atcACTTGTTCCTCTCCAAGTCACCCAGCAAACTCATTTTATTATCCCAAACTCAAAATTTTGCCACCTATTGCTCAAGTAACAATggtgaaattaaagaaaaaccaGCTAGGTCTTCTTGTACCTTACCTTAATCTTCCAGCTAAAAGCAACGAAATAATAGACTCTGTCTCAG AAACACCACTGGACTGTGAGGTTTCACAATGGTCTTCCTGGGGTCTCTGTAGAGgtctttgcagaaaaacaggGACCAAGATCAGAACTCGTTTTGTAGTTCTTCAGCCTGCCAATAATGGAATGCCTTGTCCAAATCTGGATgaagaaacagcatgtgaaCCAGAGAATTGTGTCTGA